CAGCAAAACCAAGAGTTGTCAGACTGAGCTGAGGAACATTCCTACCACAGCCGACTCCAAAGTTTGgtcattatttatatttgtttttctaaaacCAGTGTGTGGATAAAGCCAAACTAAACACATcagaatgacttcattttaaaccattttctagTGTAAACAGTTCTATTTCACTAGAGAAATGGAGCAAGTTCAAAATTGGACTGTACCTGTCGTAGAACATGAAGATCCCAAATGAGACAATGTTTTATATTGAAGCCCACTATGATAGTTTTTACATTCCCTCACACGTTCTCTGCCCTGTGGCGCCGCCTGCTGGGCATGCCTGGAATTGGTGTATGCGATTGGATTAGACTGCCTTCATGTGTAAATAGTTCACATCTGTCGTCttcttattttgttatttaaacgCTTCATACATTTGGTGGCAGACACTATATAGATAAGGTATTTGGACCAGCGACCTTTTCTTGCATTGCAAAGTTTATTGTTTACACGCCTTATTTTTGAGACATATTAAATacaacactctttttttttttttttttttttttttttttactgcaccAATTTTGTAACATGAACTGTATCATTTAGGTTCTTTAATAAATGCACACTGCAAATTGTGTTTATCTTAAGCCTATGTTTTCCAAGAATCATCACAGTCCTGACCATTGTGTGACACTCGAGAAATACTGTAGGAACGACAATGACACGTCAACTACATCTAAGAAACGACCTACATTCCGAAATGAGGACTGATAGGtcatgaaaatgttaaaattGAGATGCGTTGTGGCATCACAAAACATCCGAAACTAGTAACATCAGCATTTCACGTGACATGAAACAAACGGACGcgaacacacgcacacttcaACCTACAGTGGTTGGAAACAGATTTTTATTGTCAAGCTTTGAACAACTAATGGttttaaaaatcacaaaatattGTCAAAAATATCAAACATACACCAGAAAAGAAAGGATTGATTTCAAGTTTTTAGTATGTACATGTCAGTTTTTCTTCACTCTCACTTTGtgtccagtaggtggcgctcatccACTACTctctcacttcctcctcagcttcTTCACAAACGTCACTTCATCCCTGTTCCTGATCCCATAGCTGGAGATGAAAAGCAAGTGTCAAACTTTGCATTGGAATTCCAGACCAACAACTCACTCTTTCAGCTTCATCTTGTCATCGTCCAGCTTCTCCCCTTGGAACACCAAACTATAAGTTCTCCAAATGTATCTCCTGGGAACAAAATGATATTAAGAGCGCGCCATACGCTTcaagatttttgtgtttttgtaccagctgatgtgcttgactccaccctCCCGCTGCTGTTTCAGCTCCATGAACCTGCGAATGGCCTTTTTCAGATCCAGCAGTGAAGCGTTCTGGACCACGACGATGGCTGGAAGGTTACCAAAATAAACACTTTGATTTACTTGGAACATTCACTGTGGCAAACTGAAGACTTACGCATGACGTCGCCATCGGCCCTCAACACTCTGACTGTCATGGCCTGACCGTACTCCAGAGCAATCTGAGAGTTCACCTCCTCCAGAGTCACCTAAAGGAACACAGCAGCCATGACAATACTACTAAAGCACTCTCTGCCTTACGAAAGAACTTCATCTTTTATCCTCACATCAATCTACTGCTCATcttgtcatgtttcttttttaataaattgAAGCAAATAGTGTTAGTGCATGTCAAttcctgtatttattttctggtgtatgtttatttgtgtattatgtgtgtgttttttaccGCATTTTGTGAGCTTCTATGGTTTAGTTGAGCATCCCTGGTCCAAACAACGAATCCAAGGCACAAATGTTTGAATAATTGAACTCGAAATGTAACAAAGAACAACCTGAATGGGTAGGTCACACAGTAGAGGATTCTGGACAAGTCGGGCGAGTCCTTCTTCAAATATATCCAGAATTTCTGAGTGAGGGAGACTCTCCACATCTTCCTCCGCATCTTCATAAGCGACCATGCTTTTGAGAtctccctcttcttcatccttcGGTGGCGCTTCAGCCACCGTGTCCGCCATAATTTAATAAAAGCTCGTCCACGCAAACACAAAGTTAGTCGCGAAAAGCATAAACGACATGACTGTACGTCGGTCACACCGGAAACAAGGATGTAAACAAAATGTGTGTCCGGCGACGATTACGTTCCGGAAGAAACGGAGGTGCGACGTTTCAGATGATCACGTTTAACTAGTCACAATGAGATTGACTTAAACATTAAATGTACAAACCATTAATGCATTTCTGAGAGTGATACACACCGCATTGACAATATAATGTCTACAGTATTTAATGACGATGCAGAGCGCTTGTTGCGTCCTAGTGTTTCTAACCGAGCAGTAAAAAATGTAACACCAGTTTGCATCAGCTGACTGCGTAGCTCGCCACATGAGTCACACGAAGTTCTGGTTTAAGTCGCCgttttctgtttaaaaatcaTCGGCCGTCATGCTTATGTTTTGTCCAACGTGTGGGAACGTGCTAATAGTCGAGGAGGGACACAAGTGTTTGAGGTTCGCCTGCAACACTTGTCCCTACGTCCACAACATCACCAGAAAGGTAACAAAGTCTTCGAGTCTAACTCCACTGTGGTTTTAAAAACGACATGTGTGCCCGTCTTTTTCAGGTAAATAATAGGAAATACCCGAAACTAAAGGAGGTGGACGATGTTCTTGGAGGAGCGGCAGCTTGGGAGAATGTGGACTCTACCGCGGGTGAGTGACGCATGAAAATACGAAAACATAACCATATATTACTTACAATAACCCAATGGTGAGTTGTATATTAATGTACACATCTCCACATGAAACTCAATGGGgcaaaatattgttattgtcatgtacGAGTTGTGCCTTCATGGAATAACTGGATTCTGTTTGAAAGCATGGGCAGTGTTTTGACAACACCCCTGTTTTGGGAGTAAAAGAGTGATGCACACATGGTTTTGACGGATGTTGTGTagtgtcaataataataacatctaCCAGCAGTGTGATTTACTAGTTTTATGGCAACAGTTGCTTGCATATGCACATTTGAGTCCAGATTTTGATTGATTCATTTAGTTTAGTTCCTCCAGATCTCATACATGAACATTAAGTCAGAGTTCAACTGTTGTTAAAAACTGTCTGATAGAAATGATCATGCAGTGGTGGGGCAGCCAGTATGGTATGTTTTGAAGACTGACAAACCTGGGAGAAAAAGTTTGGTGGTGAAGATCATGTTGAAGTCGGTATTATTTTCACTTAGGTTTGTGCGTTTATCCAACCTGTTTGCTTCCAGAAACATGCCCCAAATGTGAGCACCCTCGAGCCTACTTCATGCAGATCCAGACTCGCTCTGCTGATGAACCCATGACCACTTTCTACAAATGCTGCAACGCTCAGTGTGGACACCGATGGAGAGATTGACACGTGTGCCCTCCTGTAAATAATATTTATGTGTGCTGTTTGATCTTTAGAGCGTTTTTGTGAACCAAAAGACCCATATATTCTTGTATTGTACAGTTCTTTATTGAGGAGGCAAGTGCTTACTGAAAGAAggtgaaaataaattcatttaatCTGTGGTCAGTTCAATGCGATGTTCAtctgttcatttatttgtccataaaagtaatagAATATTACACTTGAAACGGGTTAATCGGGATTAGTTAATTAATCATAATCAACCcgttaaatattttaatcacatttaattgttttaatttaattgaacagtttgctctccagacaacacagaacctttgtaagtgcaggagttcctgctccactgatcacactgatgcacaagacacgttgcagctaggatgagaacaacaacaacaaacatggaggaatccctgaacaaaagcaaacaaaagcatctgtttgctttggtttggggatgtttttcgctacacaatcaccagggtttccactaccctgaatgtacttgaaatgctgatacaaatattttcaagacattaaaagagcttttatttaaataaggtgatatgaaaaacttgaatatacccaccattgtgatttaacCTGCTAttgtcaaagtgatgcaaaataaacaatgttttgttgttcaaaCGTACCAAATTCAATTCGCTACTtaaaaatctgtgtttttaaatggtttATTCCTGATGCGCTTCATAACTTGAATTGTTCCTCTTTGTCCACTAGATAGCAGACGAGAACCATATTTCTCAATTCAATTCCAAGCCTGTTGGTGGTTGATCTCGCAACGTTTCTAATCGATCCAGCTTAAATTCGCGTGTGTTTAAATAgttgtatgtttgtttgttcaatTAAAATACTTTTGTCACACTATCATACCAGTAATTTTCGATTTAAATTCTCAATTGAGAAGTGAAAGTGAATCTGCGTCATTTTGACACATGCGTACTGCAACATACACTCTTAAATCATTATTATATGTGttatatatttcattattaaatcattttaagtcGAACTCTCCACTTTACCAGGTAGTTTTGATTTGTTAGTTTGATTCGCTGAAGTCAGCAACGCTGCTTTTTCACCCGCTTTCCCCTGCACTCGATTTTGAGGCCGCCCTTCCAGCGGCCGGTGCGTAGTTACAAAACAAACGCTACCCAGTTTCATGTCTCTCTTGGTGACAGCCAATCACAAGCGTCGGTTGGACGTTCGCACGGAGCCCTGGCAAAAACAACAGCTCCGCTCGCCTTGCTTCCTGTTAGCTTCTCCAGCTTAGCTACCGACGACCAACAACCGAGAAAATGTGGAATTAGCCGAAACGTCGCTGCTCCGGTTGACTCCGTCAGTCGTTTGGTGAACTTATCCACCAGAAAGGAGCACTAGTTGGAGAGTCAGACGCACCGTTAGCTGGAAAAATGGGGTCCATCCTGAGTCGCCGTATCGCTGGTGTAGAGGACATCGACATCCAGGCGAACTCGGCCTATAGGTTTCCTCCTAAATCAGGTCTTCACCTTCAGCTAACATGTTAAAATGCTGATTTAATGcgttatttgttttacatttaatatCACGGTGGTTGTGTAAATGTACCCGCAGTGTTAACACCGCAGTTACAGTTTACGTTATTCGTTATTGCACCTCTTTTCGTGTAGCTTATTGACAGTCGTGTTTATTGCATATGACttctgataaaaatgttttgttgagtATGATCTGTATACAATCGCCCTGCTTGAGAATCTGTATTAAAGCAGCCCATCATCCTGTCCTCCTCTTGAGAAACTCAGATAATGTTCCAAATATATTGACTCAAATGTCGTGTGTATAAATAATTCATAATGTACGTGTTAGTACAGTGACTTATAGTTTGCCTCTGCAATGTTTTTCAGAATGCATTACAAGTGAAGATAGTGACACGGGCTGTCTGTTATCTCCTCTGTCTCTCAGGAAATTACTTTGCAAGTCACTTTTTCATGGGAGGGGAGAAGTTCGACACCCCTCATCCCGAGGGTTATCTGTTTGGGGAGAACATGGACTTGAATTTTCTTGGAAATCGGCCAGTTCAGGTAAACGCAACTGAACGCACACAACTGTATTTCTAATCTAAACCTCATGCTGCTTTGTGATCATTAGTTTCCCTATGTGACGCCTGCGCCGCATGAGCCGGTGAAAACTCTGAGGAGCCTGGTAAACATCAGGAAGGACTCGCTGCGCTTGGTCAGGTAAGTCGAACAAGGTCGCGGGAATGTAATTTTCAAGTTTATAATAAATATCTGATTTAGGTACAAGGACGATTTGGATGGTTCTGGAGAAGAGGGAGCGAAACCGAAGGTCCAGTACGGAGTGGAGTTCACGTTCGATGCTGACGCTCGTGTGGCCATCACTCTCTATTGTCAAGCGTTCGAGGAGTTTTCCAACGGGATGGCAATGTAAGGATTCATTGTGAAAACATATAGGAAAACTTTCTCAAGAGCTCTCCACTCTGACATCAGTCTTTTAGAGAGTTAATTGGTCTTCACTAATCCCACGTAATTGTCATTTCTTAATTCTTCTAACCGTCGATCCACTGAGTGATTCATCATTCGGCCCATTTCTTAATCTCACTTTTATTACGAGTGAGAGTTAAGCCTCAGAGCACAAAGACGAGAATAGACTGTGAGGTTCCTTAGCAACCAGCCGTTGCCATGGATACGGCAGATAAGACATTGGAGGAGATGAAAGTGAGTTCACAGTGAAGTTTTTGTCAAGACGTCAAGctgattttcttgtttttcttgtgcatTGGTGATTGATTCACGCGGTGCGTCGGTTAATGTGGCTACTGTTTGTCATGATCCCACTTCTTTCCTCAAACTTTAACTGCGATTGGGAATGCCTCCTGAAGGGATCTTTTTTGTCTGTTGTCTGTGATTCAAACGTGCACATATTGATCTCATCTCTCTACCTGGTGCAGCTACAGCCCCAAAGAGGCTTCTCTGGCGTCGGAGACTGTTCACTACAAGAGAGGAGTGAACCAGCAGTTCTCCATGCCGTCGTTCAAGATCGACTTCAGCGAGTGGAAGGAGGAAGACGTGAGTGTCCAAAGCTTTGTAAAACGACAAAAGTAATCCTGATCTGTGATGCCAGTTAAAATgttgaattttttatttatttaaaagctgaactttgaccttgaCCGAGGCATGTTTCCGATGGTCATCCAAGCGGTGGTGGATGAAGGCGATGGTACGTTTATAAGACACTTGGATAACATTTCTACGTGCAATCGCAGTACAATAAAAGTGAACTTTGATCCTTTGGCAGATTGTCTGGGTCATGCTCATGTACTTCTGGCCGCGTTTGAAAGAGTATGTAACATTTCGACAACGTCATTGTGTCTGAATGAAAAAGTCGCAACGTGAAGTCTAAAAGCTGTTTTCCCTCGGCAGCACGTGGATGGCAGTTTTTCGGTCAAGCCcctgaaacaaaagcaaatcgTAAGTTCTAATCCTTCATCTACAAAACCAAAATATTTAAGACATCTTCCTTTAACCCCCAGTTTTGAAAAGTATTGATGATTTGAAAAGTAAGACcatgtatgtaaatatttacacAGCTGCCCCACGCCATCTCATGGTTTACCTTTcacacattttttcattttattcaacaGTGTATTTCACCAATATGATTTATATTAACAATGTTTTTATAAATAGAATATGTATCTCCTCTAGGCCCAGATTTTTACTTCTTTTTATCTTATTAAACATTGTTGCACGAGATAATTCTATATTTTATTAGTTTAGGTTTTAGTGTTATTTCTCAGTCATTTTTAATCATTATATTACCCATAGTTTTTCACAATTATACCTCACTAGATTCTGGTCCACCGCTTTACttcagttgttttttatttttaatgacaatTTTTGTCCTTTAAATTAACATTGCGTCTCCCAAAACAGTCAGTGATGATGGAAGTAACTAATAGAAGTCGCTTCTGCACCTGAACATGTTCATGATGTCTAAGTTGTGTTGAAGTTGTGTGCGTACTTGTAACTGAAACGGTTTACAATGAGTAACAagagaagcttttgttttctttcgtgCAGGTGGATCGTGTCAGCTACCTCTTACAGGAGATCTATGGGatcgaaaacaaaaacaaccaggAGACCAAGGTTTGAAGAGAGTTCTCTCCTCAAAACGTGTCCCGATCGAAGGCCACTGGTGACTCTGCTCTCTGGTCCTCAGCCCTCCGACGACGAGAACAGCGATAACAGTAATGAATGTGTGGTCTGCTTGTCCGATCTGCGCGACACACTTATCCTGCCCTGCAGACACTTGTGTCTCTGCAACTCCTGCGCTGACACGCTGCGCTACCAGGCCAACAACTGCCCCATCTGCAGGCTGCGTCAGTATTCCTGTCGAGGAAATGTTCCCGGATAAGTCGGGTCTAACGTGTTGTGTTCTCCACCAGCCTTCAGAGCTTTACTGCAGATCAGAGCTGTGAGGAAAAAGCCCGGAGCGCTCTCGCCGGTCTCCTTCAGTCCGGTTCTGGCTCAGACGATGGACCATGACGAGCACTCTGTTAGTGCAACGCTTTATTCAGCTCCGTTTGCTTTTGCACTTACTTTCCTGTTTGTGTTCCAGCAGAGCACAGACTCGGTGCCCCCGGGCTTCGAGCCCATCTCCCTGTTGGAGGCCCTGAACGGCCTCCGCTCCGTGTCCCCACCCAtcccctctgctcctctctACGAGGACATCAACTTCTCGGGTGGTCTCGGCGGCGACGGTCGGCAGCTCAGCTCCCCGGAGCACTTGAGCGACAGCAGCCTGCAGAAGGGCAAAGTCAGCAAGTCGCCTGACAGGTAGATATTGTCTCAAGATGAGAGACTCTGTTTGACTCTGATATTGTTCATACACAATAGATGTGTTTGTTCATACGCCGTTTGAAGTTGCTGATGTGATGATACAACAGTTCAGCTGTTAATGTTTTCTGAAACATGgtcatttattacatttaaaaatgtattttttctttcattcattcaggaaTTTCCTCACAAATGTGCGCAATTTAtggattttaatttatttttatttttatttggggTGGGATTCTATtaaatttggtatatgactgaatcaaataatggagccatacatacatttaaacaacaaaatattgtttattttgcatcagtttgacaatagcacaataaatcacaatggtggctatatacaagtttttatatcgtcttatttaaactaaagctcttttaatgttttgaaaatgtataagaatttcatgtgcatcagtgtgatcagtccCACCACTACTTTTTATTTGTAATTTGAACTGTCTTTGGCCTTAAAATCCTTTTTGGTTTTTGATATTACTACATTTTTGTATGACTTACGTATATGAATAAAGGATTATAGAGGTCCCAGGTATTAAAATTgcattgttttatgttttgtttgtactttaatgtatattttgaagtgctgtttttcatctgatgtgaggtttatctgaaatggttgttgattTTAGAGtgaagagtgccatctagtggactctgaaaacaaggacactgtttcatgaagcctcaccagcccatcacgagTGTTTTGGCTCTCATTTTCGATTATTGCAATTCTAATTTAGTAATTGAATAATGGTGGAGACAGATGCACTCATTTCCCATGAGTTAGTTCTTTCCATGTCACCTTTAGAAAGTGATATATTACGTaataacttgtttatttttttgtgaactCTTCCAGCACCCTTCGGTCTCCGTCTTCTCCGAtccaggaggaggacgaggagaaaCTGTCGGAGATGTCTGACGCTCAGCCTCACACTCTTCTGTCCAGCAGCCCGGCTCCCACAGACGTAAGTCTtctcacccactctgccatcaCATCAGCGTTCTGACGCGTCGGCGCCTTCTCCTCCAGGCGACAGCGACAGAGGACGCGGCCGAGTCTTTGTCCCCAGATGATGGCAAGTGTTGTCTCATTATTAAACATGAAACACGGTGGAAGCTTGTGCTTCAACCTGCTGCCTTCTGTGATGCAGAAGACAGGCTTCATGCAGGAGGCGACATCTTACAGGACTGCAGCAGCGAGCGCAGCAGCTTAACAAAAACCGAGAGCGGCGACCCCGGTGACCTTTCTCTGCCTGGTGAGTTGGACGGCTTTCATCCCCGACCTTGCGACTTGAAAACATGAAGGATTCAAGTCTGCTTGAGCTTCTTAAACTTTCACCACTTCAGACTGCTCTTCCTTTTGCATGTCGCTCCAGCTCTGGTTTCTTAACCTCTCTGCCGCCCTGTCCCTTCGCTCTTCTTCGCTCTGACCAGCTCTAGGTCCTGACTCCTGCTCTATTGGTATGGAGGAGTAACTGTGGGGGTATGTAGGCTTCCGCCCACGTCCCTCTCCCTCCGCTGCCCCCTGCTCACTCCCTCCTTCTCCACTCCAGGCTCGTCCGAGTCGACCGAAAGCTTGAAGAGCCAGAGCACCAACTGCTCCAGCCAGCCTTTACTGTATCCAACAAGCAGCCTTCACATGGAGGACGAGCACCTGGGGCCCTGACTCTGACCCGCCCACCTCTCCAGGCTTCATGCGACCATGCAGAACAAAGAACTTCATCTGTGGTCTTTACATGGACCACCgctatacaaaaaaaaataatataaaaacgaGTCAGAGTTAAAATCAGCTCCGTTTTGAGATGCATTTTAAGGATGGTCCATGTGAACATCTGATATTTTTAAGTGTTTCTGAAGAGAAGATTTCCGCTCTCATGTGTATGGCAGAGATATTTAAGCACACTTACATTGATTCTTTTTATCACAACGCTACACTAAGACTAGTTTTTAATGGAACTGTATGTACTTACTGATGAAATACTTCTAAAGATTTGACTGAAGCCGAAATGTAAAATCGTATTCTCGCGTGTCcttttgtgtgtatgtttttcCACTCCAACCAAAATGTTCATTCCAGATTTTATGATTTCAGTGTATGATAAGTCGACTAGAGCAGAATATAACATCCGTGTAAATACAGACCCTTACAGTTAAAACGTGGAACATTTATAAAGAGCTGAAGCAAGCTTCGAGTGGCACAGTGAGCGAGCTTGACGTCCGATCTGCGCCGTGGTTTAGTGTCGCTTACGTGATGTCGCCGCAGCCAGCAGTTGGACGTCGGTCCACCACCAGTTAGCGCCAACCATATAGCTGTACGTGCCTTTGCAAATATACAACTGCTGCTTGTTGCATCAGACACAAATAGTCTTTCAAATGCGCAGAACAGGACGCCATTGTGACACCATTTTTGTTGTCTTGCGGCAACGTATTGTCAATGTTAAATCCGTTGGCACATGAAGgccgttcattcattcatgaaggTTAAACAGCAACGCGGCAAACAGCATTGCAAAAGTCCAAGTATTTTGCATGtgattttgcttgtttttattattattatttctctcCTCTGTGCCATTTCTACATGACACTGTGCCTTCCTGTCCCTGTTCTGACCACTCGGACCTGGTATCCAGGACTAGACCCACCCAGTAGGTGGAGTGTGTGGTTCTCTGTAAagtctcctcctgcctctcctccagTGTACAGCAGCATGTGTATAACAATAAAGAACAAAGATTGAATACTGTACTTCATACGGATGCTTTTTCCTGACCTGTGGTTTCATGGATCTATATTCTATAGATTAGTCTTAAGTTGAATCCACTTTATTTCTCACTTctttcaagttgtttttaagCAAATATATACTGAATATATTATGACCTTTTTTTGGACCCAAATTTGGACCTTATTTTCATTGAGCCTCTTGTTTTTGATcgtaaattatttatttatttattttgtttgtttttttttgtcttatagtattaagtatatattttatttaattaacgTGAGTTTTCTAACCTACATTTTTGCTTATAAAATATTGTAATTTATAatgagtgttttatttattgtttggtTATTACCTCCCTCAGCAGGCTACGTTTGTTTGCTGGGCTGTTTGTAAACACAACACCTCAACAATGGACAAGTGGACTTTCTGGCTCGATGTGGAAACATGACAG
The genomic region above belongs to Synchiropus splendidus isolate RoL2022-P1 chromosome 19, RoL_Sspl_1.0, whole genome shotgun sequence and contains:
- the mgrn1b gene encoding E3 ubiquitin-protein ligase MGRN1b isoform X5, producing MGSILSRRIAGVEDIDIQANSAYRFPPKSGNYFASHFFMGGEKFDTPHPEGYLFGENMDLNFLGNRPVQFPYVTPAPHEPVKTLRSLVNIRKDSLRLVRYKDDLDGSGEEGAKPKVQYGVEFTFDADARVAITLYCQAFEEFSNGMAIYSPKEASLASETVHYKRGVNQQFSMPSFKIDFSEWKEEDLNFDLDRGMFPMVIQAVVDEGDDCLGHAHVLLAAFERHVDGSFSVKPLKQKQIVDRVSYLLQEIYGIENKNNQETKPSDDENSDNSNECVVCLSDLRDTLILPCRHLCLCNSCADTLRYQANNCPICRLPFRALLQIRAVRKKPGALSPVSFSPVLAQTMDHDEHSSTDSVPPGFEPISLLEALNGLRSVSPPIPSAPLYEDINFSGGLGGDGRQLSSPEHLSDSSLQKGKVSKSPDSTLRSPSSPIQEEDEEKLSEMSDAQPHTLLSSSPAPTDATATEDAAESLSPDDEDRLHAGGDILQDCSSERSSLTKTESGDPGDLSLPALGPDSCSIGMEE
- the mgrn1b gene encoding E3 ubiquitin-protein ligase MGRN1b isoform X2, whose translation is MGSILSRRIAGVEDIDIQANSAYRFPPKSGNYFASHFFMGGEKFDTPHPEGYLFGENMDLNFLGNRPVQFPYVTPAPHEPVKTLRSLVNIRKDSLRLVRYKDDLDGSGEEGAKPKVQYGVEFTFDADARVAITLYCQAFEEFSNGMAIYSPKEASLASETVHYKRGVNQQFSMPSFKIDFSEWKEEDLNFDLDRGMFPMVIQAVVDEGDDCLGHAHVLLAAFERHVDGSFSVKPLKQKQIVDRVSYLLQEIYGIENKNNQETKPSDDENSDNSNECVVCLSDLRDTLILPCRHLCLCNSCADTLRYQANNCPICRLPFRALLQIRAVRKKPGALSPVSFSPVLAQTMDHDEHSQSTDSVPPGFEPISLLEALNGLRSVSPPIPSAPLYEDINFSGGLGGDGRQLSSPEHLSDSSLQKGKVSKSPDSTLRSPSSPIQEEDEEKLSEMSDAQPHTLLSSSPAPTDATATEDAAESLSPDDEDRLHAGGDILQDCSSERSSLTKTESGDPGDLSLPGSSESTESLKSQSTNCSSQPLLYPTSSLHMEDEHLGP
- the mgrn1b gene encoding E3 ubiquitin-protein ligase MGRN1b isoform X1, with amino-acid sequence MGSILSRRIAGVEDIDIQANSAYRFPPKSGNYFASHFFMGGEKFDTPHPEGYLFGENMDLNFLGNRPVQFPYVTPAPHEPVKTLRSLVNIRKDSLRLVRYKDDLDGSGEEGAKPKVQYGVEFTFDADARVAITLYCQAFEEFSNGMAIYSPKEASLASETVHYKRGVNQQFSMPSFKIDFSEWKEEDLNFDLDRGMFPMVIQAVVDEGDDCLGHAHVLLAAFERHVDGSFSVKPLKQKQIVDRVSYLLQEIYGIENKNNQETKPSDDENSDNSNECVVCLSDLRDTLILPCRHLCLCNSCADTLRYQANNCPICRLPFRALLQIRAVRKKPGALSPVSFSPVLAQTMDHDEHSVSATLYSAPFAFALTFLFVFQQSTDSVPPGFEPISLLEALNGLRSVSPPIPSAPLYEDINFSGGLGGDGRQLSSPEHLSDSSLQKGKVSKSPDSTLRSPSSPIQEEDEEKLSEMSDAQPHTLLSSSPAPTDATATEDAAESLSPDDEDRLHAGGDILQDCSSERSSLTKTESGDPGDLSLPGSSESTESLKSQSTNCSSQPLLYPTSSLHMEDEHLGP
- the mgrn1b gene encoding E3 ubiquitin-protein ligase MGRN1b isoform X3, which encodes MGSILSRRIAGVEDIDIQANSAYRFPPKSGNYFASHFFMGGEKFDTPHPEGYLFGENMDLNFLGNRPVQFPYVTPAPHEPVKTLRSLVNIRKDSLRLVRYKDDLDGSGEEGAKPKVQYGVEFTFDADARVAITLYCQAFEEFSNGMAIYSPKEASLASETVHYKRGVNQQFSMPSFKIDFSEWKEEDLNFDLDRGMFPMVIQAVVDEGDDCLGHAHVLLAAFERHVDGSFSVKPLKQKQIVDRVSYLLQEIYGIENKNNQETKPSDDENSDNSNECVVCLSDLRDTLILPCRHLCLCNSCADTLRYQANNCPICRLPFRALLQIRAVRKKPGALSPVSFSPVLAQTMDHDEHSSTDSVPPGFEPISLLEALNGLRSVSPPIPSAPLYEDINFSGGLGGDGRQLSSPEHLSDSSLQKGKVSKSPDSTLRSPSSPIQEEDEEKLSEMSDAQPHTLLSSSPAPTDATATEDAAESLSPDDEDRLHAGGDILQDCSSERSSLTKTESGDPGDLSLPGSSESTESLKSQSTNCSSQPLLYPTSSLHMEDEHLGP
- the snrnp25 gene encoding U11/U12 small nuclear ribonucleoprotein 25 kDa protein; translation: MADTVAEAPPKDEEEGDLKSMVAYEDAEEDVESLPHSEILDIFEEGLARLVQNPLLCDLPIQVTLEEVNSQIALEYGQAMTVRVLRADGDVMPIVVVQNASLLDLKKAIRRFMELKQQREGGVKHISWRYIWRTYSLVFQGEKLDDDKMKLKDYGIRNRDEVTFVKKLRRK
- the mgrn1b gene encoding E3 ubiquitin-protein ligase MGRN1b isoform X4, whose translation is MGSILSRRIAGVEDIDIQANSAYRFPPKSGNYFASHFFMGGEKFDTPHPEGYLFGENMDLNFLGNRPVQFPYVTPAPHEPVKTLRSLVNIRKDSLRLVRYKDDLDGSGEEGAKPKVQYGVEFTFDADARVAITLYCQAFEEFSNGMAIYSPKEASLASETVHYKRGVNQQFSMPSFKIDFSEWKEEDLNFDLDRGMFPMVIQAVVDEGDDCLGHAHVLLAAFERHVDGSFSVKPLKQKQIVDRVSYLLQEIYGIENKNNQETKPSDDENSDNSNECVVCLSDLRDTLILPCRHLCLCNSCADTLRYQANNCPICRLPFRALLQIRAVRKKPGALSPVSFSPVLAQTMDHDEHSVSATLYSAPFAFALTFLFVFQQSTDSVPPGFEPISLLEALNGLRSVSPPIPSAPLYEDINFSGGLGGDGRQLSSPEHLSDSSLQKGKVSKSPDSTLRSPSSPIQEEDEEKLSEMSDAQPHTLLSSSPAPTDATATEDAAESLSPDDEDRLHAGGDILQDCSSERSSLTKTESGDPGDLSLPALGPDSCSIGMEE
- the polr3k gene encoding DNA-directed RNA polymerase III subunit RPC10, coding for MLMFCPTCGNVLIVEEGHKCLRFACNTCPYVHNITRKVNNRKYPKLKEVDDVLGGAAAWENVDSTAETCPKCEHPRAYFMQIQTRSADEPMTTFYKCCNAQCGHRWRD